From the genome of Platichthys flesus chromosome 10, fPlaFle2.1, whole genome shotgun sequence:
TAAGATAAGTTTTCTCACAGATTCAagacacaacagaataaaagtGTCAACACAACAGCTTAAAAACACGCCAGTCAGTCATACCCAGCAAACAGTCGCCTTATGAAACCTAATTAAAATCAATagatccagatgtttatttggatctgcaccaaactgcacacaggcATAAATATGCAGTcatctaaacatgcctgatagATATCAAAAAAGAGGGAGGATCCATGAGCTATTCTCTGAAAAATCATTGAAAATATTGATCCCTCCTTAGTAATCCGTTTTGGAGttattgtgtaatcttgctaactGACCAACTTAAATTAACATTAGTTAGATTGAAGGTGAAATGTCCCTTAATCCTCTTGTGGCTTCAACTTGTAAAGAAGCCACAGATCCCTGAGGATCCCTGCGCTGGATTCCTGTTCTCTGTGATTCTCCAAAAATgaacaaagaagaggaggaacatcGAGTGTGATGGACTTTTCAAAGAATGTAATATCGGTTTATGATGATTAAAATGAAACGTTTATCCTGGGCACAGTGGATTCTCTCCTATGACACGCTCCCTACTTTTCATCCCCGAACAGTCCAACTCTTccgagccccccccctccatctgcCCAGTTGAGGGGTCTCGCCCTCGCTGACATGTTCAGGGAGAACATTCCTGATTTCACATGCACAGTAACTGCATCAACCTGATGTAATTAATTGTGCAAAAGGAGTTTTCATCTCTTTGGAAACcgattaaaatgattaaaatggaGCGAAGACAAACATGTCATGCCGGAGCTAATGGGCCGAACTGTTCTCGGTAACAGACACAAGTAATAAAACTACTGTGTGCACATTTCGTCCTTTCATCGGTGCCAATGAATCCGTGTGTTCTCATTTCTACTCAGCAAGATGTtgtaaaatctatttttatccAAGTCCTGGTTAATTCCTTTTGATTTCTAATTGCACAACCTTTAAAATCTGAAAAGCAGATTCAGAGACGCTGTTGTTCAaggttgttttcttctcttggTAAAGTGTTTATTGTTATTCGTGGTTTGTTCGTTGATTTCTTACCAAACTCGACCCAGGGATTTGGTCGTGAACAGTTCCGAGCCAAGAAAGAGGCTGATCAACAAGAGCAGGCCTGTCTGAAATAGAAAACCTCCACTTCTGCCTCGTGCGTTTAGTCATGTTAAATGACCATAAGTGTAATTCCAGTCAGCGACACAAGAGAGGGGCCCTCTCTCAGCCCTCCATACCACAGACTGGGGGGAGACgccagaccaacacacacacgggagggagggagggagggagagagatggaattTTAATGCACAATCTTTACaccacatgtacacacacaaaaacacatatatCATATTAACGTCTCATTTAAGCTTCCATAGGATTTTTGGAAAGCATGTGTGGCATCTGGGCATGAATCATAGTGAtcttttcagagtaaaacatGGACCCCTGTAGGATTCAGGTTTACAAGACGACTGCAAAAAGGTTTAAAAGCATCGACCGGtccaaactgctgctgcagcacaaggCTGTTCCCCCACAGGGTTAGTTTCACCCAAATATACAACATACTGAATgtatttgttaatatttttcagttttttaaatattatcttACACTTAAGTATTGTCATCCTTTGGGATTTTCCCACTGTGTGACTCATAAAGGATTACTTTATCTTATCTTGCTTCTACCAGGTTATATGGTAAAGGGGGATTATCTAAAGTATCATAACCCTCAGAGAGAATCCTGTGTATTAAGATCTATTTCCACAAAGCACCTAGACCCCATGTGATAAGACCTGATCCTGGATGATGGTGATGGGAGAAAACGTGAGaagaaaatatcagaaaaaggtaaaacaagACACGAGTGCAttgaatttcattacatttcagaAGATGCGCTCATTGCTTTCTTTCCGAGAGGAGACTGATACTGCTGTGTTGAATGCGCAGTGGCATCAATCTTCTCAACTCACTCTTGGCAAGAGAGTTAATAAGCTAATTTAAGTCTTGACGGCCATGTGGAGTTTCTGTGTGAGGTCATGGTACCAAGTTGGGGACACACAACTTTAGCTGGGCCActtaacaacaacacacagggacATGTTTTTCTCAATTTCCAATATGCCTCACGTGAACAagtcgttgttttggttttgcatCACTGTGACTTTCTGCAGCCATGTCTCCTCCGGAGGACCCCACTCTTCCACGGGGCTAATCTGACACGGTCTAGTGCTCCGGGCTGCCATGTTTTGGAAAAGCAGCACAGTGCATGGGTCAGATCCTCCTCGGCTCTGAAGTTTGTTTACATTCTCGCACTGGGCCGCCTGGGACAGACGGTGGCCATTTAAAAGTGGAATCGTGGGAAGAAACAGGGGGCGAGAGAAATAGCCTGGAGAGAGTGAGACGGCAATTCTGAGCCTCTCCTCCCTGACTACACTTTGGGATGTGACACTGTCGACTGTGCTGCTCTTTGCTTTTCTGTGACTGTGACCTGGATTCAGACCAATCTCTAAAATCTGTCATGGGGCCGTCACTACAGCCTTTGTGGTCAGAGATCTAAACCATATAAACGCAGCATTCTCAGCTCAGAGGATTTGACCTTGGTCTCAGTGACTCACTTTTCTATCTTTGAACTCACGTTTAATTATTTCTATACTAGGCCCAGTGTCAATATACAACACTGCTGACGTCagaaccaaaataaataaatcttttaaGACTGAAGCTGATGTAGACGCATCGATACGTTGTGAACAGAGATGAGTTTGATCTGTTGTTGTTCAGCAACATGCATCACTAAAGCCATTCACTGAGAGTTCAGCATCGACTGTCTTCACTTACAAAGTGATCAATGGGGACTGAAAATAGTACAGAACATTAACTTCATGCTAAATAATTTACTCCCCTGTTTAGAGCTTTTGGAAATGGCAACACATGTGCTTTAAGAAgtgaaaaatgtatacatttgcAGTTTGGAAATACATGGTAACAGAATTATTAAACTTTTTGAATTTGTCAAATTAAGATTTGAAACTCTAAATGTTTAAAAGAGCTGTTTTGGAAGAAGTATGTATTAACCTTTATTTATCAggctcaaataaaaacatggaggataaatattatatttatccTCAGGACTTGTTGTGTTATCAACAGGGAAAAACAACTATTAAAGCAAGTTATAAAGTGTTATTTAACTTTCTTACTTCAGCAGATGCATCTTCACTTCACATTGTCTGATAAGAGTATGACAGAACTGAGACGTGTGAGGTCCTGGCTGTAGGATTATCAGCTCTATTCTGCCTCACCATGGTCACGTGTGTGTATTACAACTTCGTACCATCCAATAGCTGTCACAAAAATGTTTTCCCAGATAAcggtttatttataaaaataaaatcatgaatcTTGTGAAATGTCTAAGGTAGAAATGTATCCTAAAGTTTTGGGCTGAAGAAGATTTTTACATAAAtagtttatttaataaaataataaaataataataaccgtaaagataataataaagcgttttattttgaagatgtaTAAGGGAAGTGTTTGATCCGGGATCTCTTCTTGATCCTGATTGGCCCTCGCTGTCCTCCTGAGACCAGCAGGGACCAATCAGCGGCTCCAGCTGCAGACAGAtgcgctcctctctcctccggctCAAGATGAGGCTGCGGCCGGTTCTCCTCACGCTGACTCTCACGGTGTCTCTCGCTTATTACGTTTACATCCCGCTGCCCGACTCCATCCGGGAGCCGTGGAGGCTGATGCTGGTGGCCGCCGCCTTCAGGACATCCATGCATCTGGTAAGAGAGAAACGTTTTCATGTTCAATTCTGGGGAGTGCACGGTTGTAAATATCAGGAGcacgtgagggggggggggcagctgcagctgtgatgCTGGGGGGAGGACATGGATTGATTCTGACTACTGattaaatattgaatttaaaatgttgatggGAATGCTGGGCAATGGAAATTATAACCATGAAGTATTAAGCCAAGCTTTATCATTATTACTATAttcttttttgaaaatgtttaaaaaggaaTTCTGGCAAAGAATGTTTGAATGGCTCAGATAAaacaatgataacaataatactaATATCTATGATTTACAGATGATATGCTCAGGTTAACAGTAGAGGAGCATCATCAGCCACTCATCGGGTTGGAAAGACCCCTGAGCAGAATTAAGGTTCGTGGGATGTCTGACGTGGGTAAATTGGGACTGATCCTTGTGGGCCACTGCATCTTTGGGCAGGTGGTTCATTAAAgaatccataaagtttttacagGCCCTGTCATGAGCTGAGAGCTGTCAAGGACCAGTGCAGCTCTATAACATCCTTCCAGGGCCAGCCAGCAGAGAAGTTATGGGTTCACATTCAAACTTAAAAATCCAATGAGGGGCCAGTGCTGTCCTTGATAATCAATTTGAACCCAACTTGATCTTGTCTTGTTGTCCAGAGGAACTACATTTTaggtctctctcctctcgtctctgtCCTCAGGCGTCTCTGAGGGATTGGCTGGGCTGCGACGGTTATCTCAAGTCTGTCAGGTGGCCCCCGGAGAGCTTCGATGGCCCGGGCAAGGTGGGGGACAGCTCCGAGTCCGGTGGAGGGGTCGTGCCCGGAGTGAAGGTCAGCGACATCACCTTCGCGGGCATCCCGGTCAGAGTGTACGAGCCCCCGGCCGGAGGGGAGGGCCACCTGAGGAGAGGGCTGATGTATTTCTATGGAGGAGACTGGGCCCTTGGCGGCACAGGTGAGTACGGACATTAGCGCTGTCTTAAAGTAGAATAGTGAGGGAATACAGAACGTTTCTGTAGAACTTTCTTTGCACTACAGGTGAAGATAGTTATACAATATGCTAATATTTGCTCAATCAATTCCCTGTATTTCTCGATATTTGCTCAGTATTTGGTTGAGAAAGTCCATTTttagagttttatttttattccctctgtcctctgcgAAGGAATTTTAGTTTTTTCGTTTGATTTTTAGCAGAGAatgtgtggaggggtggggcctGACCCGAGGGAGAAATCCAGgaatttcttttctcttttgtagACATTACAGATGTGGTTTTCAACCTTTACcttttttctcagagaataattcattgatccCGATCAGACTCATTCATATTGATGTCGTCAGATGATTTGTCCAGATTTCAGATCAAGTGTTGTTTCACTTTTGTTCATTTGGCTCTTCCACACTCCTCCATCCTTCGTTTTCTCTATCTCACTTCCTCAGAGAGGCGTTCAAGCGATGCCCTCAGCCGCACGGTGTCGGACGAGCTCAACACTGTCGTGGTCTCtgttgtgtaagtgtgtgtctcctgcagcgAGATGAGATATTGTGGAAGTGTTATGACAGGTTTGGTGCTACTTGTTGTGACATGTAACTGACTGGAGTTACCCTTTGTACTTTAGAACGTGCATATAATTGAATGATCCTACGCTGAAACATGTGCAACCATTGTCTTTCAGGTATCGTCTTCATCCGGAGGTGCACTTTCCCGTTCCGTATTTAGACTGCCTCGCTGCTGCCAAACACTTCCTGTCCCCAGAGCTTCTGGCCAAGTACGCAATCGACCCCGAGCGCGTGGCCGTGTCAGGGGCCAGTACCGGAGGAAATCTGGCTGCTGCCATCGCTCAGGAGGTGAACAGGAGCCGTCGCCTGTAGAAATGAGAGTCACAATGTAAATACATTGCAGGGAATGatgtgtttgttcttcttctccagaTTTCCAATGACGACACTGTGAGTGTGAAGTTCAGCATCCAGGCTTTAATCTACCCGGCGCTGCAAACCCTGGACTTCAACACACCTTC
Proteins encoded in this window:
- the nceh1a gene encoding neutral cholesterol ester hydrolase 1a, which encodes MRSSLLRLKMRLRPVLLTLTLTVSLAYYVYIPLPDSIREPWRLMLVAAAFRTSMHLASLRDWLGCDGYLKSVRWPPESFDGPGKVGDSSESGGGVVPGVKVSDITFAGIPVRVYEPPAGGEGHLRRGLMYFYGGDWALGGTERRSSDALSRTVSDELNTVVVSVVYRLHPEVHFPVPYLDCLAAAKHFLSPELLAKYAIDPERVAVSGASTGGNLAAAIAQEISNDDTVSVKFSIQALIYPALQTLDFNTPSYVQNQGIPVLYRPLMVRFWLRYLGADLSLQPQLLVNNHSSSHHSAVSPELRARTDWTVLLPPKHKRNHRPLVVGRGSPGLVKEVPGLLDARVSPLLAGPEVLAKCPRTYILTCEHDVLRDDGLMYARRLQDAGVTVTNDHYEDGFHGCFSFTVWPVEFDVGRRMVRGYLNWLQNNL